One Apostichopus japonicus isolate 1M-3 chromosome 7, ASM3797524v1, whole genome shotgun sequence genomic region harbors:
- the LOC139969568 gene encoding KICSTOR complex protein ITFG2-like, which produces MRTVVFVKRQELELSGSLSPNALVLGDVDNDSAYELAVGSLDGNLLIFKGEETNPVASASGLGTITCVGIGDICNQGKNSVFTMSAEGYFHVFSVEPYSPKEENVKETTEEEKCDGGDEKTLGHQQESHKLEEIHKQQLSANSKVVLLADIDLNNSFELVVGFTDRKVRAYRWQTFVMEKDGEPVTYGKFVMLQMWVLGGQIGSLSLSRHSDNFPKLVVSQPGCNYAELSCDWVTRSKPKETESGVTHVINHPITNKRARNANISTEIIANVSKGDELSAVSGHLESDRFAMCTLDGTLMLIEEDKILWSLLVDHQLFAITKLDIMCDGHDEVVSCALDGETYIVDHNRQSVRFHFEESVCAFTAGLYSMDGLSNPPCLVYGTFNNQIYIYWDVCLPKISSLTLLDVMKKNDTFQEKLNSEGIEVNNQAGMRQIVQYFMYEQPGISKKECAAKEQDHDGDIVSLDEGTDNSCKDEEVFQVEEQSDKTKIEGKDT; this is translated from the exons ATGAGAACCGTAGTTTTCGTGAAACGACAAGAATTAGAGTTATCAGGAAGTCTGTCTCCCAATGCTCTTGTGCTTGGAGATGTTGATAATGATTCG GCATACGAATTGGCTGTTGGAAGTCTGGATGGGAACCTTCTCATATTCAAAGGAGAGGAAACAAATCCAGTTGCAAGTGCATCTGGTCTTGGAACG ATAACATGTGTTGGAATTGGTGACATATGCAACCAAGGAAAG AATTCTGTATTTACTATGAGTGCTGAAGGTTACTTCCATGTCTTCAGTGTTGAGCCCTATTCACCTAAAGAAGAGAATGTCAAG GAGACAACTGAAGAAGAGAAATGTGATGGTGGCGATGAAAAGACACTGGGCCATCAACAAGAAAGTCATAAACTAGAGGAAATTCATAAACAGCAACTTTCTGCCAACTCTAAGGTCGTTCTACTTGCGGACATAG ATCTCAATAATTCATTTGAGTTAGTGGTCGGCTTCACTGATCGCAAAGTCAGAGCATATCGATGGCAAACGTTTGTTATGGAG AAAGATGGAGAACCTGTAACTTATGGAAAATTTGTGATGCTGCAGATGTGGGTACTAGGAGGACAG attgGATCCCTTTCTCTCAGTAGACATTCCGACAACTTTCCCAAACTCGTCGTTTCGCAGCCTGGTTGTAATTATGCAGAATTGTCGTGTGACTGGGTCACGAGGTCAAAACCGAAGGAAACTGAATCTGG TGTCACACATGTCATCAATCACCCAATCACCAACAAGAGAGCCAGAAATGCAAACATATCCACCGAAATAATCGCCAACGTCTCAAAAg GCGACGAGTTATCAGCGGTTTCAGGTCACTTGGAGTCCGATAGGTTTGCCATGTGTACTTTAGATG GAACGTTGATGCTCATTGAAGAAGACAAAATACTTTGGTCGCTACTAGTGGATCATCAGCTCTTTGCAATAACAAAGCTAGATATTATG TGCGATGGCCACGACGAGGTTGTTAGCTGTGCTCTCGATGGGGAGACTTATATCGTCGACCATAACCGACAATCGGTCCGTTTTCATTTTGAAGAAAGTGTTTGTGCCTTTACAGCCG GCCTATACAGCATGGATGGTCTCTCAAACCCGCCATGTTTAGTCTACGGGACGTTCAACAATCAAATTTACATCTACTGGGACGTCTGCTTGCCGAAGATATCGTCACTCACTCTCCTGGACGTCATGAAGAAGAACGACACGTTTCAGGAAAAGCTCAACTCAGAAGGAATTGAGG TCAATAACCAGGCGGGAATGAGGCAAATAGTTCAGTATTTCATGTACGAGCAGCCGGGAATATCGAAGAAAGAGTGCGCGGCGAAGGAACAAGACCACGACGGGGACATCGTCAGTTTAGACGAGGGAACAGATAATTCATGCAAAGACGAGGAAGTGTTTCAGGTCGAGGAACAGTCGGACAAAACTAAAATAGAGGGCAAGGATACGTGA